The following are encoded together in the Echeneis naucrates chromosome 9, fEcheNa1.1, whole genome shotgun sequence genome:
- the plk2b gene encoding serine/threonine-protein kinase PLK2b isoform X1 — MEVQKNIGTQQSNSSSMCESTQRSCEPRRKRLEERSAPSEMARIITDPVTGKCYCRGKVLGKGGFAKCYEMTDLSTSKVYAAKIIPHARVSKPHQREKIDREIELHRALHHRHIVHFYHHFEDKENIYILLEYCSRKSLAHILKARKVLTEPEVRYYLRQIVSGLKYLHEQEILHRDLKLGNFFVSESMDLKVGDFGLAAKLEPAGNRRKTICGTPNYLSPEVLNKQGHGCESDIWALGCVMYTMLLGRPPFETTNLKETYRCIREARYSLPSSLSPQAKQLIANLLAKIPENRPNLDLILRHDFFTQGFSPERLSPSCCHSAPDFHVSSPAKSFFKKAAAALFGGKKDKVKYFETLNKLTKEEEEIYKLQHDLEKIVISQQQSKQISENGSLLPPSAENPVALATESQSPTTRDTIRLIVRGSLGSCSSSSECLEDNTTGSVAETVASVLRGCLENMPKADDIPQCSTSCSLQWVTKWVDYSNKYGFGYQLSDHTVGVLFNNGTHMSLLPDRKTIHYYAELGQCSVFPTCEVPEHFLGQVTVLKYFSHYMEENLMDGGDLGSMTDAHMPRLYLLQWLKSDRALMMLFNDGTFQVNFYHDHTKIILCCQRDEYMLTYINEDRVSKTFKLSSLLTSGCPTDLRERMVYSLNMLLQRCS; from the exons ATGGAAGTCCAGAAAAATATTGGGACCCAgcagtcaaacagcagcagtatgtGCGAGTCGACGCAGAGGTCGTGCGAACCTCGACGCAAGAGGCTGGAGGAGCGCAGTGCGCCCTCGGAGATGGCCCGGATCATCACCGACCCGGTCACTGGGAAGTGCTACTGCCGCGGAAAAGTTTTGGGAAAG GGAGGCTTCGCTAAATGCTATGAAATGACCGACCTCTCCACCAGCAAAGTTTACGCAGCCAAAATCATCCCACACGCGCGCGTCTCCAAACCTCACCAGCGGGAGAAG aTTGACAGAGAAATTGAGCTGCACAGAGCTCTGCACCACAGACACATAGTGCacttttatcatcattttgaaGACAAGGAGAACATCTACATCCTGTTGGAGTATTGTAGCAGAAAA TCTTTAGCCCATATCCTCAAGGCTCGTAAAGTGCTTACAGAGCCAGAGGTGCGTTACTATCTCAGGCAGATTGTCTCAGGGCTCAAGTACCTGCATGAACAAGAAATCCTTCACAGAGACTTGAAACTTG GTAACTTTTTTGTGAGCGAGTCGATGGACCTGAAGGTCGGGGACTTTGGTCTAGCTGCCAAGTTGGAGccagcaggaaacaggaggaagacGATCTGTGGGACTCCAAACTACCTGTCCCCCGAGGTGCTCAACAAGCAGGGCCACGGCTGTGAATCAGACATCTGGGCCTTAGGCTGTGTAAT GTACACCATGCTGTTGGGCAGACCACCATTTGAAACCACCAACCTGAAGGAGACATACAGGTGTATTCGAGAGGCGCGGTACTCTTTGCCGTCGTCTCTGTCACCACAGGCTAAACAGCTAATTGCCAACCTGCTGGCCAAGATCCCTGAAAACAGACCCAACTTGGACCTCATTCTGAGACATGACTTTTTCACACAG GGCTTCAGTCCAGAGCGTCTGTCTCCTAGCTGTTGTCATTCAGCTCCAGATTTCCATGTCTCCAGTCCTGCTAAAAGCTTCTTCAAGAAGGCAGCAGCTGCGCTCTTTGGTGGAAAGAAGGACAAGGTCAAATACTTCGAGACTCTGA ATAAGTTaaccaaagaggaagaggagatctACAAACTGCAACATGACTTGGAGAAAATCGTCATCAGCCAACAACAGAGCAAACAGATTTCTGAG AATGGAAGTCTACTTCCTCCATCTGCCGAGAACCCCGTTGCCCTGGCAACAGAGAGCCAGTCCCCAACGACGCGAGATACCATCCGTCTGATCGTCAGGGGGAGTCTggggagctgcagcagcagcagcgaat GCCTGGAGGACAATACAACGGGGAGTGTGGCTGAGACTGTTGCAAGTGTGTTGAGGGGATGTCTGGAGAATATGCCTAAAG CGGATGACATTCCTCAATGCTCAACCAGCTGCAGCCTTCAATGGGTGACTAAATGGGTGGACTATTCCAACAAGTACGGCTTTGGCTACCAGTTGTCTGATCACACCGTGGGAGTTCTCTTCAACAACGGCACCCACATGAGCCTCCTGCCAGACAGAAA AACCATCCATTACTATGCAGAGTTGGGCCAGTGCTCTGTTTTCCCTACCTGCGAGGTTCCTGAGCATTTTCTGGGCCAAGTGACTGTGCTCAAGTACTTTTCACATTACATGGAGGAGAACCTTATGGAT GGCGGGGATCTTGGTAGTATGACAGATGCACACATGCCCAGACTCTACCTACTGCAGTGGCTCAAGTCCGACCGCGCCCTCATGATGTTGTTTAATGATGGCACTTtccag GTCAACTTTTATCACGACCACACCAAGATCATCTTGTGTTGCCAG
- the plk2b gene encoding serine/threonine-protein kinase PLK2b isoform X2 yields the protein MEVQKNIGTQQSNSSSMCESTQRSCEPRRKRLEERSAPSEMARIITDPVTGKCYCRGKVLGKGGFAKCYEMTDLSTSKVYAAKIIPHARVSKPHQREKIDREIELHRALHHRHIVHFYHHFEDKENIYILLEYCSRKSLAHILKARKVLTEPEVRYYLRQIVSGLKYLHEQEILHRDLKLGNFFVSESMDLKVGDFGLAAKLEPAGNRRKTICGTPNYLSPEVLNKQGHGCESDIWALGCVMYTMLLGRPPFETTNLKETYRCIREARYSLPSSLSPQAKQLIANLLAKIPENRPNLDLILRHDFFTQGFSPERLSPSCCHSAPDFHVSSPAKSFFKKAAAALFGGKKDKVKYFETLNKLTKEEEEIYKLQHDLEKIVISQQQSKQISENPVALATESQSPTTRDTIRLIVRGSLGSCSSSSECLEDNTTGSVAETVASVLRGCLENMPKADDIPQCSTSCSLQWVTKWVDYSNKYGFGYQLSDHTVGVLFNNGTHMSLLPDRKTIHYYAELGQCSVFPTCEVPEHFLGQVTVLKYFSHYMEENLMDGGDLGSMTDAHMPRLYLLQWLKSDRALMMLFNDGTFQVNFYHDHTKIILCCQRDEYMLTYINEDRVSKTFKLSSLLTSGCPTDLRERMVYSLNMLLQRCS from the exons ATGGAAGTCCAGAAAAATATTGGGACCCAgcagtcaaacagcagcagtatgtGCGAGTCGACGCAGAGGTCGTGCGAACCTCGACGCAAGAGGCTGGAGGAGCGCAGTGCGCCCTCGGAGATGGCCCGGATCATCACCGACCCGGTCACTGGGAAGTGCTACTGCCGCGGAAAAGTTTTGGGAAAG GGAGGCTTCGCTAAATGCTATGAAATGACCGACCTCTCCACCAGCAAAGTTTACGCAGCCAAAATCATCCCACACGCGCGCGTCTCCAAACCTCACCAGCGGGAGAAG aTTGACAGAGAAATTGAGCTGCACAGAGCTCTGCACCACAGACACATAGTGCacttttatcatcattttgaaGACAAGGAGAACATCTACATCCTGTTGGAGTATTGTAGCAGAAAA TCTTTAGCCCATATCCTCAAGGCTCGTAAAGTGCTTACAGAGCCAGAGGTGCGTTACTATCTCAGGCAGATTGTCTCAGGGCTCAAGTACCTGCATGAACAAGAAATCCTTCACAGAGACTTGAAACTTG GTAACTTTTTTGTGAGCGAGTCGATGGACCTGAAGGTCGGGGACTTTGGTCTAGCTGCCAAGTTGGAGccagcaggaaacaggaggaagacGATCTGTGGGACTCCAAACTACCTGTCCCCCGAGGTGCTCAACAAGCAGGGCCACGGCTGTGAATCAGACATCTGGGCCTTAGGCTGTGTAAT GTACACCATGCTGTTGGGCAGACCACCATTTGAAACCACCAACCTGAAGGAGACATACAGGTGTATTCGAGAGGCGCGGTACTCTTTGCCGTCGTCTCTGTCACCACAGGCTAAACAGCTAATTGCCAACCTGCTGGCCAAGATCCCTGAAAACAGACCCAACTTGGACCTCATTCTGAGACATGACTTTTTCACACAG GGCTTCAGTCCAGAGCGTCTGTCTCCTAGCTGTTGTCATTCAGCTCCAGATTTCCATGTCTCCAGTCCTGCTAAAAGCTTCTTCAAGAAGGCAGCAGCTGCGCTCTTTGGTGGAAAGAAGGACAAGGTCAAATACTTCGAGACTCTGA ATAAGTTaaccaaagaggaagaggagatctACAAACTGCAACATGACTTGGAGAAAATCGTCATCAGCCAACAACAGAGCAAACAGATTTCTGAG AACCCCGTTGCCCTGGCAACAGAGAGCCAGTCCCCAACGACGCGAGATACCATCCGTCTGATCGTCAGGGGGAGTCTggggagctgcagcagcagcagcgaat GCCTGGAGGACAATACAACGGGGAGTGTGGCTGAGACTGTTGCAAGTGTGTTGAGGGGATGTCTGGAGAATATGCCTAAAG CGGATGACATTCCTCAATGCTCAACCAGCTGCAGCCTTCAATGGGTGACTAAATGGGTGGACTATTCCAACAAGTACGGCTTTGGCTACCAGTTGTCTGATCACACCGTGGGAGTTCTCTTCAACAACGGCACCCACATGAGCCTCCTGCCAGACAGAAA AACCATCCATTACTATGCAGAGTTGGGCCAGTGCTCTGTTTTCCCTACCTGCGAGGTTCCTGAGCATTTTCTGGGCCAAGTGACTGTGCTCAAGTACTTTTCACATTACATGGAGGAGAACCTTATGGAT GGCGGGGATCTTGGTAGTATGACAGATGCACACATGCCCAGACTCTACCTACTGCAGTGGCTCAAGTCCGACCGCGCCCTCATGATGTTGTTTAATGATGGCACTTtccag GTCAACTTTTATCACGACCACACCAAGATCATCTTGTGTTGCCAG
- the LOC115048281 gene encoding protein N-lysine methyltransferase FAM173B isoform X2, whose amino-acid sequence MEDSIEVILQDAGRVFPLSTPHPILSACTGALLAGLYGVWSLFAMPGCRKIPWRLKLLEGRTGHLADLGSGDGRLVFAASSAGFQCTGFEINSILVAYARSKALWTGVPPNQATFVKKDFWKTDLSSYNNVTAFLAPGVMELLGEKLLKELPDDARVIACRFPFPNWPHQSSAGSSLNETFAYDISAVRSHLRNAPNTAA is encoded by the exons ATGGAGGACTCCATTGAGGTGATCCTGCAGGATGCTGGAAGGGTCTTTCCTCTGAGCACACCCCATCCTATCCTGTCAGCCTGCACAGGTGCTCTGCTCGCAGGCCTCTATGGAGTATGGAGTCTCTTTGCAATGCCTGGCTGCCGTAAAATCCCATGGCGCCTCAAG CTGCTAGAGGGACGAACAGGTCATCTAGCAGATCTGGGATCAGGAGATGGAAGACTG GTGTTTGCTGCATCCTCTGCTGGTTTCCAGTGCACAGGGTTTGAGATTAACTCTATTTTAGTGGCCTATGCCAGGAGCAAGGCCCTGTGGACAGGAGTGCCCCCCAACCAGGCCACCTTTGTTAAAAAAGACTTCTGGAAG ACTGATTTATCTTCCTACAACAATGTGACAGCTTTCCTTGCTCCAGGAGTG ATGGAGTTGCTGGGTGAGAAGCTGCTCAAAGAGCTTCCTGATGATGCACGTGTCATTGCGTGCCGGTTCCCTTTCCCCAACTGGCCACACCAGTCGTCTGCTGGCTCCAGTCTCAACGAGACATTTGCTTATGACATTAGCGCTGTGCGCTCACACCTGAGAAATGCACCCAACACGGCAGCGTAA
- the LOC115048281 gene encoding protein N-lysine methyltransferase FAM173A isoform X1 gives MEDSIEVILQDAGRVFPLSTPHPILSACTGALLAGLYGVWSLFAMPGCRKIPWRLKVPYLPSSKDQTLNVMKLLEGRTGHLADLGSGDGRLVFAASSAGFQCTGFEINSILVAYARSKALWTGVPPNQATFVKKDFWKTDLSSYNNVTAFLAPGVMELLGEKLLKELPDDARVIACRFPFPNWPHQSSAGSSLNETFAYDISAVRSHLRNAPNTAA, from the exons ATGGAGGACTCCATTGAGGTGATCCTGCAGGATGCTGGAAGGGTCTTTCCTCTGAGCACACCCCATCCTATCCTGTCAGCCTGCACAGGTGCTCTGCTCGCAGGCCTCTATGGAGTATGGAGTCTCTTTGCAATGCCTGGCTGCCGTAAAATCCCATGGCGCCTCAAG GTTCCTTATTTGCCCTCCAGTAAAGATCAAACATTGAATGTTATGAAGCTGCTAGAGGGACGAACAGGTCATCTAGCAGATCTGGGATCAGGAGATGGAAGACTG GTGTTTGCTGCATCCTCTGCTGGTTTCCAGTGCACAGGGTTTGAGATTAACTCTATTTTAGTGGCCTATGCCAGGAGCAAGGCCCTGTGGACAGGAGTGCCCCCCAACCAGGCCACCTTTGTTAAAAAAGACTTCTGGAAG ACTGATTTATCTTCCTACAACAATGTGACAGCTTTCCTTGCTCCAGGAGTG ATGGAGTTGCTGGGTGAGAAGCTGCTCAAAGAGCTTCCTGATGATGCACGTGTCATTGCGTGCCGGTTCCCTTTCCCCAACTGGCCACACCAGTCGTCTGCTGGCTCCAGTCTCAACGAGACATTTGCTTATGACATTAGCGCTGTGCGCTCACACCTGAGAAATGCACCCAACACGGCAGCGTAA
- the LOC115048281 gene encoding protein N-lysine methyltransferase FAM173B isoform X3: protein MWQRKKMVPYLPSSKDQTLNVMKLLEGRTGHLADLGSGDGRLVFAASSAGFQCTGFEINSILVAYARSKALWTGVPPNQATFVKKDFWKTDLSSYNNVTAFLAPGVMELLGEKLLKELPDDARVIACRFPFPNWPHQSSAGSSLNETFAYDISAVRSHLRNAPNTAA, encoded by the exons ATGTGGCAAAGGAAGAAAATG GTTCCTTATTTGCCCTCCAGTAAAGATCAAACATTGAATGTTATGAAGCTGCTAGAGGGACGAACAGGTCATCTAGCAGATCTGGGATCAGGAGATGGAAGACTG GTGTTTGCTGCATCCTCTGCTGGTTTCCAGTGCACAGGGTTTGAGATTAACTCTATTTTAGTGGCCTATGCCAGGAGCAAGGCCCTGTGGACAGGAGTGCCCCCCAACCAGGCCACCTTTGTTAAAAAAGACTTCTGGAAG ACTGATTTATCTTCCTACAACAATGTGACAGCTTTCCTTGCTCCAGGAGTG ATGGAGTTGCTGGGTGAGAAGCTGCTCAAAGAGCTTCCTGATGATGCACGTGTCATTGCGTGCCGGTTCCCTTTCCCCAACTGGCCACACCAGTCGTCTGCTGGCTCCAGTCTCAACGAGACATTTGCTTATGACATTAGCGCTGTGCGCTCACACCTGAGAAATGCACCCAACACGGCAGCGTAA
- the rab3c gene encoding ras-related protein Rab-3C isoform X2: MDLYGKMAATQDVKGKGEGGDQNFDYMFKLLIIGNSSVGKTSFLFRYADDAFTSAFVSTVGIDFKVKTVYKNDKRIKLQIWDTAGQERYRTITTAYYRGAMGFILMYDITNEESFGAVQDWSTQIKTYSWDNAQVVLAGNKCDMEEERVVSVDSGRLLAEQLGFEFFETSAKDNINVKQTFERLVDLICEKMSESLDTDPAVTTGAPTAKLTDSAPPLQQPGCNC, translated from the exons ATGGATTTGTATGGGAAG atgGCTGCTACTCAGGATGTTAAagggaagggagagggaggggaccAAAACTTTGACTACATGTTCAAGCTGCTGATCATTGGCAACAGCAGCGTGGGCAAAACATCTTTCCTGTTCCGCTATGCCGACGATGCCTTCACCTCAGCCTTCGTCAGCACAGTGGGCATCGACTTCAAAGTGAAGACTGTATACAAGAACGACAAGAGAATCAAACTGCAGATCTGG gaCACAGCAGGCCAGGAGCGATACAGGACCATCACCACTGCCTACTACCGTGGGGCTATGGGCTTCATCCTCATGTACGACATCACCAACGAGGAGTCCTTTGGTGCTGTACAGGACTG GTCGACCCAAATAAAAACCTACTCATGGGATAATGCACAGGTAGTGCTGGCTGGGAATAAATGTGACATGGAAGAGGAGAGAGTGGTCTCAGTGGATAGTGGCAGACTGCTGGCAGAACAATTGG GTTTCGAGTTCTTCGAGACAAGTGCCAAGGACAACATCAACGTGAAGCAGACCTTCGAACGTCTCGTTGACCTAATTTGCGAAAAGATGTCCGAGAGCTTGGACACTGATCCGGCTGTCACCACGGGAGCCCCCACTGCCAAACTCACAGACAGCGCTCCGCCCCTCCAGCAGCCCGGATGCAACTGTTAG
- the rab3c gene encoding ras-related protein Rab-3C isoform X1, which yields MAATQDVKGKGEGGDQNFDYMFKLLIIGNSSVGKTSFLFRYADDAFTSAFVSTVGIDFKVKTVYKNDKRIKLQIWDTAGQERYRTITTAYYRGAMGFILMYDITNEESFGAVQDWSTQIKTYSWDNAQVVLAGNKCDMEEERVVSVDSGRLLAEQLGFEFFETSAKDNINVKQTFERLVDLICEKMSESLDTDPAVTTGAPTAKLTDSAPPLQQPGCNC from the exons atgGCTGCTACTCAGGATGTTAAagggaagggagagggaggggaccAAAACTTTGACTACATGTTCAAGCTGCTGATCATTGGCAACAGCAGCGTGGGCAAAACATCTTTCCTGTTCCGCTATGCCGACGATGCCTTCACCTCAGCCTTCGTCAGCACAGTGGGCATCGACTTCAAAGTGAAGACTGTATACAAGAACGACAAGAGAATCAAACTGCAGATCTGG gaCACAGCAGGCCAGGAGCGATACAGGACCATCACCACTGCCTACTACCGTGGGGCTATGGGCTTCATCCTCATGTACGACATCACCAACGAGGAGTCCTTTGGTGCTGTACAGGACTG GTCGACCCAAATAAAAACCTACTCATGGGATAATGCACAGGTAGTGCTGGCTGGGAATAAATGTGACATGGAAGAGGAGAGAGTGGTCTCAGTGGATAGTGGCAGACTGCTGGCAGAACAATTGG GTTTCGAGTTCTTCGAGACAAGTGCCAAGGACAACATCAACGTGAAGCAGACCTTCGAACGTCTCGTTGACCTAATTTGCGAAAAGATGTCCGAGAGCTTGGACACTGATCCGGCTGTCACCACGGGAGCCCCCACTGCCAAACTCACAGACAGCGCTCCGCCCCTCCAGCAGCCCGGATGCAACTGTTAG